One window of the Anopheles cruzii chromosome 2, idAnoCruzAS_RS32_06, whole genome shotgun sequence genome contains the following:
- the LOC128267944 gene encoding heterogeneous nuclear ribonucleoprotein L-like: MKDPPLPRNGPTNFIQPTQQQGAVMMVYGLDNGTANTDKLFNLFCLYGNVVRIKFLKTKEGTAMVQMGDAIAVERCVQHLNNIPIGNDGKIQIAFSKQNFLSEVTNPYTLPDHTPSFKEYTGSKNNRFLSLTQASKNRIQPPSKILHFFNTPPGLTDEQLIAAFAVSDCHPAQVRMFPLKSERSSSGLVEFPSVALAVQAIMKCNHTAIDHKGTKFPFIMKLCFSSSKTMNGAWNNENIENLKQVGVSAPTTPGAEDEPM, encoded by the exons ATGAAGGACCCACCGCTGCCACGGAACGGACCGACCAACTTCATCCAGCCGACACAGCAACAG GGGGCAGTTATGATGGTTTACGGGCTCGATAACGGAACGGCCAACACCGATAAGCTGTTCAACTTGTTCTGCCTGTACGGCAACGTGGTCCGG ATAAAGTTCCTGAAGACAAAGGAAGGCACCGCCATGGTACAGATGGGtgacgccatcgccgtcgaGCGTTGCGTCCAGCACCTGAACAACATTCCAATAGGAAATGATGGCAAAATTCAGATCGC ATTTTCCAAGCAAAACTTCCTGTCCGAGGTCACCAACCCGTACACGCTGCCGGACCACACGCCCAGCTTCAAGGAGTACACCGGCTCGAAGAACAACCGTTTCCTGTCGTTGACTCAGGCGAGCAAAAATCGCATCCAACCGCCAAGCAAG ATTCTTCATTTTTTCAACACCCCACCGGGTCTGACCGACGAGCAACTGATTGCTGCGTTCGCCGTCAGCGATTGCCACCCGGCCCAGGTCCGCATGTTCCCGCTGAAATCGGAACGCTCGTCGTCCGGTCTGGTCGAGTTCCCGAGCGTTGCACTAGCCGTCCAGGCGATCATGAAATGTAACCACACCGCCATCGATCACAAAG GCACAAAATTTCCGTTCATCATGAAGCTCTGCTTTTCGTCCTCGAAAACGATGAACGGGGCGTGGAACAATGAGAACATAGAGAACTTGAAGCAGGTTGGCGTTTCGGCCCCCACGACACCGGGCGCGGAAGACGAACCGATGTAg